The Dreissena polymorpha isolate Duluth1 chromosome 2, UMN_Dpol_1.0, whole genome shotgun sequence nucleotide sequence TAAAAAAGATGGTAAATTCAAGTGTAGAAATTATAGATGACAGCCAATTAAATAAGTGCAGTTACATAAGGAGAAAGAAATTGAACCATTATGATATCCTTTAAGAAGCTTAATTCCAAAAATCAATGTGGTTGTGTACAAGCTAGGTACTCACGTTTTCTCGACAAATAACACATAACTTATTTAAAGGTAAACTAAAATGTTTCAAACTTGAAAATGCAGGAAAAAATCAGTTGTAATGTTTTCACAATAGAAAACTTTTATACACGCTATTAATTCTCCTGTTTCAGCTTATATTTtgtatcttctagatccaacgtatttccgcagtgtctctaacatagtgttaggTTATTTATGAATCCTAATCGGATCgtgcccaaatacaactatggtttcatgtttgtaaataaatgttcatgtaactgtcccttcttTGTACATAAAACTGTTCAAACTTTGGAGATTTGTTGCGGTGTTAGGATGGGGTaaataactgtgaatgaaccatttttttttgggggggggggggggggggatggggatttcacagtatgttTGCTTCATTCTTCATCGTAGCTAGGCGCCCACGCAAAAGTCTCCAAtatgaatatgtatgtctgtttgtttgtctgtgttatatatatatatatatatatatatatatatatatatatatatatatatatatatatatatatatatatatatatataattagcaaataaataaaccatgttTTACGTGATTCCGTTCAATGCCAAtacaatattgaatattttagtCATCCGGCCCGAGGCTTGTGGTAGCGATCGACTTCGGGTCGAACAGGAGTGGGTACGCTTGGCAGTTTCGGACGGACTTTGAGCGAGACCGTCTGGACATCCATATCAACACGAAATGGCCCGAGGGTGGACTCTGTTGCTACAAAACACTTACTGCGCTTCTGTTGAAGGTACTAATATAGTTGATATAATGTCCATATGTGTGTTTGCATTCTTAAACTAGTATGCCGCACATCTTATagctatatttgttttattttccattgGTTTATTTTTAGTAACTTGAGTTGcatgtttttttcattataaaaacaCCTTTGCAAAATGTGCAGTACTATTGCTATTTATAACCGTTCTTATTCAAGTATTTTATGTGATTGCAATCTCTTAAAGATACgcttaaaataatacataaaccCTCAGTACAATGAGGTTGTGGGGATAATTTTGTCATACACCGTGCGATGTAAGTACAAACAAGTTGTGTGGCCTCCTGCCTTCAAATTGGATAGTTTACTTTTACTTACTTGCGTTTTGAATTGTATGTTAAGTTTGTAATGAACGTCATTACTTTGTAAATAACAACATGTGAATGGTTGTCAAACAGCCCGACCAGTCGGTTGCCGAGTTCGGTTTCAGAGCTGACAAGAGGTTCAGCACAATCAAGGAAGAAGAATCCGACTGGGAAAACTGGTACTTCTTTCGAGGGTTCAAGATGATGCTTTATGCAAATGCCGTGAGTAGTTCATTTATTCCGTAACCAAATTTCTTTGGGAACATAAAAAGAACAAGCTACATGAATTAATCCgataaatattttacacacttttgATGCAAAGGGTTTTTAGAATTTAATGAATGGAAAAAGTTTTTTATCGAAAACAATTGTGGACTTTTACAGAATTCTTTAGATGCAAAAACCACAATGGAAGACGCTAACGGTCGTCACCTGCCAGCTTCATTGGTCTTTGGAAAGTCAATTCAGTTCATTAAAGAGCACGCAATACAGAGTCTTAAAGAGGCAGGAGTTCCATACATAGAAGATCATACTAAATGGGTGATCACAATCCCAGCTATATGGAATGACCGTGCAAAGGGTTTGATGCGAAAATCAGCTGCGGATGTGGTACGAACTGTTGTCGTACATTAATTGTACACTTTATATTGTAACCACGTGTTCGGTATGGTAAAGGTTTTAGAAATATGTGTGCTTGGTTTTGATTTCAGAAGCGTTAAGTTTATATGATTGACCGGTAAATGTCGGCATCTAATTTTCCCGATCTATTATCAATACATTAATATATACGaggaatgtaaaataaaatatattaactatCTGATAATGGAACCATTTCTCAAAGTTTTCGTTTTACTTCGATGAAATTTAAAACGACACAATTTACGCCAATACTTACACGTTTATTCGTAAATGTTGTTTGTATATGTCGTACGACTAAATCCGCACTTAATTTTAGTGATTTCTTATTTGTCTTAATGTCTTTACATGAATGAGTTTTACTGTACagcaataaattaatttaaattatttgctattttctgcattttgacaaaaacatTACAAAGATCGTATGTACTTGCTTTAAAGGCGGGAATTCCAGCAGATAACCTGACGATTGCTCTAGAACCGGAGTGTGCGGTCATATACTGCATTCAGCTCATACGTCAACAACTTGAAATCGACGGCGATTTAGGCAAACTGCAGTATATCGCGGCCCCGGACTCCGTGCTTATGTTGGTCGACATGGGAGGTTAGAAATTCGTGAAACAATGAATAAACATGGTGGGAAGCAGCATTTACTGATGGGCGAAGATACGCTAATAGAAACGTGTGATCGGTTGCATTTTAAAATGATGCTCCGACAGATCTTAGTGTTagatacaaaacaatatgttattGTAATATTAGTAAACCTTGCGTTAAAAACATcccatttaaagtaacataagtTCTACAGTAAAATGTACTTATTTTCCTACGCATGACATGGAAATacacatttaaaagaaaattatagCCTGATGTTTATTTGCCATTACTTTACAGATAGCTTGAATTATCACTAGGTGAAATGTTAATGCTTTTAGATATACATATCATACCACCATAAAATAGTATATTTTAAGATGAACTGCAgtggaaaaaaaaaaataacaataaaaacaatcgGTTACTATGTACCGCATTTGAGATTGAGTAATTTTGAGTAACTGTGTCGTTTGGGTTCTGAGATGTTCGatttattttgatagtattctcaAGGTGTGTGGAGGGTGCTACTTTCACATTTCTAAAGCGATTACATCGAAACTTCAAAAAGGTCATCAGCATAGTGTAGATGGACATGACACTTTTTTCACTCAGTTTTCCCGGCACTGTATAGTTGAACAATGCTGAAATAGcgatgggggtataattaatgtttatgacAAAGCTAtcatttatatagtttttttcaAGTTTGGAGACGTCATTGTTTAATGGCGTTATATATTCTCCAATCCATTCCAGTGACgcctttttaatttaaaaaataaccgAAACTTTCATGTTGTATTTATGATCTAGGAGATACAGTTGATATCACAACAGTTCGCGTTGGCGAAAGAGGGCAAATGGAACAATTGCAGATGTCAGGTGGCGGACCATGGGGCGGTATGAGGATCAATGAAAAGTTCTTCATTTTGCTTAGAGAACTTATTGGCCAAGACGTATTGGACAAATTTGTTACAGAGAATGAAATGGATTACTTCGATCTTAGGATGGACTTTGAAACACAAAAACGAGAGGTACGGACTTAAATGTTTCGCTTCATTAATGTCAATCTGTAGTAAAAGTGAATATTTGTTATGCAAAACAGTGGTCCGAAAATAATAACATCACtgtaaaatgtgttatatttCAGTCGAATAAAAACAAAACCGACATcgatgtatttaaatgtttattttaattgatatgtattcaGAGTAATTCATGTTATGAACATGAGACAAAATATAATATGTCTTCATATGTTTCAACTATTTATCGGTGTTTTATTTAAAAGGTTAAACACCCAAGTGACTCGGATTCCAGCCCACGATTTCGACTCAGAATTCCTGATTCACTGAAAACTTTGTGGGaaaggaaaacaaacaaaaccCTTTCAGATATTATGAAACAAGATCATATGAGGGAAAAAGATATAAAGTTTGCAAGTTCGCGCCTATCAATTCCAATAAAAATCATCCATGAAATGTTTGATGAAGGTGTACAAGAAATTTTGAATTTCACAAATAAGATTATTGTGTCCCACAAAGTTAAGGGATTGCCTATTACAGCGGTGATAGCTGTTGGAGGTTTTGCGATGTCAAGCTATGTGATGAAGGCATTGAGGCAGGAGCTTGGTGGAAAGAACATACCGGTTGTTCGTCCTCCGATCACGGAATTGGCCGTCTTGCTCGGTGCAGTTCTTTTCGGACAACAAGAGGACATCATAACTTCCCGAATAATGCCGTACACGTATGGCGTGTCGTGTACCATGGCATTTAATGCGGCAAGACACAGCGCGGAACACAGATTTGAAGACGGCGGGAGGCTTTGGGCTAACAACTCTTTTCGGAAGCACGTTACTCGCGGCCAGGCTGTTAAACGTGGAGAATGGATCGTGGACAAGGATTACTTCCCTGAATGTGATGACCAAACGTCGGCGACTATCTACGTCTTTGCCTCCGACAAAACGGATCCGATTCACACTACTGACGAAGGTTGTCAGTTCGTGGGTCAGTTCGACGTGGAGTTTCCACGAACTGTGGCTAAACCAATGGCAAGAAAGGCAGTAACAGTAGCAATGCGATTCGGAGGCACGGAGTTGGAGGTTAAAGCAACAAGCAATGACGGGAAAACATGcaagaaaaaattaaaattttaaactaTACAAAATGAATGTTTTGAAAGATTTTGTATTATATTGACGATTAAAAGCACAGAGGTGTGACGGAAAAATAAGTACATCCCATATTTTATCtcatgtactttgaatgtaaataaGACTTATTTCGGggggaaatgtatatataattatacatttaggGTGGTCGAGTGGTTCGATTCCCGGCccgggcactggaaatttcagaaatgcttcatgtgtttcccacccaactagagatgtactggtatgaaaccaaGGTAATTCtcacgtgtatcggtgctatacactgagtatttcgcaaagagctagggcaTCGCACCGGAtcccttgtatcccaatactgtctcttctgcttgctgtctcttcagcgaAATCCAAAGGACCcgattggaaataagtgcttgcactttcatgggttattcTTGACTACAAGGTCAAaagaaacacatacatacatgccattctttttttctttatttttaagtttgaaactgtTCTCGGAATATTAATTTCTGTAGTGTTTGGCTATAGGCCTACTGCAGTAGTGATTCATGGGACAACGACCAAGGacaggaccacaatggaaataagggcttgctctttttgtgttatccttggtttggtgagcatgttatagttttttgtacatgatatagtttttaataattgcttattattttattctatgttatgttgtgaactgtgtatatgcttcatatgccgaaataaatctatctatctatttaacGTAGTATTATTGTAAAAGCAGTCGTGGGATACGCGTACTGCTTTTTATTATaaacctgtttaatgcttttaacaaaatacaggttgtatcaatcgttgaaataaaaaatcccgtattacgctactcgctgtttccaattccgtattaccatactagccggactacttcgacccatttaatgacgtcacattacacgcaccgaaaatagaaatattttatattacgaaatatattacgttgtacatcgtgtgacgtcatttctgtgacaaaacacactcgttttatctaaactctgtaaggacatgaaAGACGTGGTGTTTttagcagtaaactatgtgtgaaaaacgtattttggagtgtgtgtttatcatgcataaatgatatatttcaataggaatacaataaaatagtgtggtttaaactaagtttcgataaagacatgggaGATAGAAGTGGaaatgcatatcgtttaaacgtttttgttataaacatcggatttaagttgtcaacttaattgttataaaaattggattaacgatggcattaaggtaagcgtgtcggaaacctgtgttttcccggttcgaatgtttacacgtaaatttacataaactgtattcatacgcgtcttaaataaactatggcgtaccgtttaagtcat carries:
- the LOC127868341 gene encoding heat shock 70 kDa protein 12B-like, whose translation is MASSFPNPSPPLAPPTPKPSPFRNLQAVKAAPPTPSKPAIELLEISSGPRLVVAIDFGSNRSGYAWQFRTDFERDRLDIHINTKWPEGGLCCYKTLTALLLKPDQSVAEFGFRADKRFSTIKEEESDWENWYFFRGFKMMLYANANSLDAKTTMEDANGRHLPASLVFGKSIQFIKEHAIQSLKEAGVPYIEDHTKWVITIPAIWNDRAKGLMRKSAADVAGIPADNLTIALEPECAVIYCIQLIRQQLEIDGDLGKLQYIAAPDSVLMLVDMGGDTVDITTVRVGERGQMEQLQMSGGGPWGGMRINEKFFILLRELIGQDVLDKFVTENEMDYFDLRMDFETQKREVKHPSDSDSSPRFRLRIPDSLKTLWERKTNKTLSDIMKQDHMREKDIKFASSRLSIPIKIIHEMFDEGVQEILNFTNKIIVSHKVKGLPITAVIAVGGFAMSSYVMKALRQELGGKNIPVVRPPITELAVLLGAVLFGQQEDIITSRIMPYTYGVSCTMAFNAARHSAEHRFEDGGRLWANNSFRKHVTRGQAVKRGEWIVDKDYFPECDDQTSATIYVFASDKTDPIHTTDEGCQFVGQFDVEFPRTVAKPMARKAVTVAMRFGGTELEVKATSNDGKTCKKKLKF